The Cupriavidus sp. EM10 genome includes a region encoding these proteins:
- a CDS encoding LysR family transcriptional regulator, translating to MKSFATLTQMTVFARIAESGSLSAAARDLHLSPSAVSKSLAQLEERLGVLLVKRTTRSLTLTEGGRLFLERATSILSDVENTLDTARQFGHPHGNLKLSSSIAFGTKQLTNIVGRYLEAYPEVNANIILDDRYVNLSEENFDVALRITADTHWAMPQESWPASAGCTAPHPNIWPITPTSIIPRISRVTLAWSILP from the coding sequence ATGAAGAGCTTTGCCACACTTACCCAAATGACGGTATTCGCAAGAATCGCCGAATCAGGAAGCCTGTCAGCCGCCGCGCGGGACCTCCACCTGTCTCCCTCTGCCGTGAGCAAAAGCCTGGCTCAGCTCGAAGAGCGCTTGGGCGTGCTGCTTGTCAAACGCACGACACGCAGCCTCACCCTTACCGAGGGAGGACGGCTATTCCTTGAGCGGGCAACATCGATCCTCTCCGATGTGGAGAACACCCTCGATACCGCGCGCCAGTTTGGGCACCCGCATGGAAATCTCAAGCTCAGCAGCTCTATCGCGTTCGGCACCAAGCAACTGACAAATATCGTCGGTAGATATCTCGAAGCGTACCCCGAGGTCAACGCCAACATCATTCTGGACGATCGCTACGTCAATCTCTCTGAGGAGAATTTCGACGTCGCGCTTCGTATCACCGCGGACACGCACTGGGCTATGCCGCAAGAAAGCTGGCCTGCATCCGCTGGTTGTACTGCGCCTCACCCGAATATCTGGCCAATCACGCCGACATCGATCATCCCCAGGATCTCACGCGTCACGCTTGCTTGGTCTATCCTGCCATGA
- a CDS encoding NAD-dependent succinate-semialdehyde dehydrogenase: protein MTTTPHQTSREGLPPYRELSLYIDGTFISAQDRQTIDVLNPASSEVLGKLPVATTADLDHALASAERAFQSWRKSSPLDRSAILRRVATLARERAHDIARDLTRDQGKPLEEALSEILRCAEHAEWHAEECRRIYGRVIPPREPGIRQMVVREPVGVCAAFTPWNFPFNQAIRKISAAVGAGCAMVLKGPEDAPSAVVALAHLFHDAGLPPGVLNVVWGDPPTISAHLIASPVVRKVSFTGSVPVGKQLAAMAGTYMKRVSMELGGHSPVIVFDDADVAQAAQTLARFKLRNAGQVCIAPTRFYVHAKVYDRFVAQFTETMASVRVGDGLDPTTEMGPLAHGRRVEAMADFLDDARKLGGEVTFGGNRIGTDGFFFEPTVVAGLPDTARLMVEEPFGPVAPIVRFHATDDVIQRANSLPYGLAAYVFTNSLQTATTVADALEAGMVAINQFGISLAETPFGGVKDSGMGSEGGAETFDGYLVTKFITQR from the coding sequence ATGACAACGACCCCCCATCAGACATCGCGTGAAGGCCTGCCTCCGTACCGCGAACTCTCCCTGTACATCGACGGCACATTTATCAGTGCTCAGGACCGGCAGACAATTGACGTCTTGAATCCGGCATCCTCCGAAGTCCTAGGCAAACTGCCGGTTGCGACCACAGCGGATCTGGACCATGCCCTCGCTTCCGCTGAGCGGGCATTTCAGAGCTGGCGCAAAAGTTCACCGCTGGACCGCTCAGCGATCCTGCGCAGAGTCGCCACGCTAGCAAGAGAACGGGCGCACGACATTGCCAGAGATCTCACGCGCGACCAGGGCAAGCCGCTAGAGGAGGCTCTGTCCGAGATCCTGCGTTGCGCCGAGCACGCGGAATGGCACGCGGAAGAATGTCGTCGCATCTACGGGCGCGTCATTCCCCCAAGAGAACCCGGCATTCGACAAATGGTGGTACGAGAGCCGGTCGGCGTCTGCGCGGCGTTCACACCATGGAATTTCCCCTTCAACCAGGCCATCCGAAAGATCTCTGCCGCCGTGGGCGCGGGTTGTGCGATGGTCCTGAAGGGGCCGGAAGATGCCCCCAGCGCCGTCGTTGCGCTCGCCCACCTGTTTCACGACGCCGGTCTTCCGCCCGGCGTGCTCAATGTGGTCTGGGGCGACCCGCCCACCATTTCCGCACATCTCATCGCGTCGCCTGTGGTGCGCAAAGTCTCCTTCACCGGTTCCGTGCCCGTGGGCAAGCAGCTCGCGGCGATGGCTGGAACGTACATGAAGCGGGTCTCCATGGAACTGGGCGGTCATTCGCCGGTCATCGTGTTTGACGACGCCGATGTTGCGCAGGCGGCCCAGACGCTGGCGAGGTTCAAGCTCCGCAATGCTGGCCAGGTCTGCATTGCACCGACACGCTTCTACGTGCATGCCAAAGTCTATGACCGCTTCGTGGCGCAGTTCACGGAGACGATGGCGTCCGTGCGCGTCGGCGATGGACTCGACCCCACCACGGAAATGGGGCCGCTTGCGCACGGCCGCCGTGTCGAAGCCATGGCGGACTTTCTCGACGACGCCCGCAAGCTGGGTGGCGAGGTCACGTTCGGTGGCAATCGCATCGGAACGGATGGTTTTTTCTTCGAACCGACGGTAGTCGCCGGATTGCCGGATACTGCACGCCTGATGGTCGAAGAGCCTTTTGGCCCGGTTGCCCCCATCGTTCGGTTCCACGCGACCGACGACGTCATCCAGCGTGCGAACAGCCTGCCCTACGGGTTGGCCGCCTATGTCTTCACCAATTCGCTTCAGACCGCCACAACGGTGGCGGATGCGCTGGAAGCCGGTATGGTGGCGATCAACCAGTTCGGGATCTCGCTTGCCGAAACGCCGTTCGGCGGGGTCAAGGACTCCGGGATGGGCAGTGAGGGTGGCGCTGAGACCTTCGATGGTTATCTGGTGACCAAGTTCATCACACAGCGTTAA
- a CDS encoding IclR family transcriptional regulator — protein MSTAVLGNSAFRRLSRSVLRGLVDRLGETCNLSAFDGDRVLYLDRVETSQPLRMHLELGSRHPLHCTAGGKLFLSQLPKLEREALLDRITLNRMTPQTFVSRPTLTAELDKLAAQRIGLDEEEFVTGMVGLAVPIALPGQRCNVALVCHAATARTTLTQLRTQLPLLQEAAQRLYPLFYAEDASPV, from the coding sequence TTGTCCACGGCTGTCCTGGGCAACAGCGCGTTCCGCAGGCTGTCTCGCAGCGTGCTGCGCGGCCTCGTGGATCGACTGGGCGAAACGTGTAACCTGTCCGCCTTCGACGGAGATCGGGTGCTGTATCTGGACCGTGTCGAAACCAGCCAGCCCCTGCGCATGCATCTGGAGCTCGGTTCCCGACATCCGTTGCACTGCACCGCCGGCGGCAAGCTGTTTCTGTCCCAGCTTCCGAAGCTCGAACGAGAAGCGCTGCTCGATCGCATTACGTTGAATCGCATGACACCGCAGACCTTTGTGAGTCGCCCCACCTTGACGGCCGAGCTCGACAAGCTGGCGGCGCAGCGTATCGGACTGGACGAGGAAGAGTTCGTTACGGGCATGGTGGGACTGGCCGTGCCGATCGCGCTTCCCGGCCAACGCTGCAATGTCGCACTGGTCTGCCACGCGGCGACCGCACGGACCACCCTCACGCAACTGCGGACGCAGTTGCCCCTGCTGCAGGAGGCCGCGCAGCGTCTCTACCCGCTTTTCTATGCGGAGGACGCCTCCCCCGTCTGA
- a CDS encoding MalY/PatB family protein yields MYNFDQIIDRTSTNSMKWDGMRHRLTPAQQASDPLPMWVADMDFRVAQPILDAIHREAEFGVFGYGQTSESYIEAAVDWQRRRFNWAVRSEWLVPSSGVVNALNMAIQAFSHPGDYVMVQPPVYIHFHHDIVINGRRLLEVPLTRTADGYRFDPEAFEAAIRPGTKLFILCNPHNPTGNVWSREDLMAMAAICQRHGILVVSDEIHADLIFDRNLQHIPFASLDPEIANHCIVCTSPGKTFNTAGLQCANIFIPNPRLREAFRSQCERGGLNLVNTVGAAACEAAYRFGESWVDAMIDYVGENQRHFAASVRDHALPIHVVPTGALYLAWMDCRALGLAPAELHDYMLRHVGLWLDPGSKFGATADGYMRINLACPRSTVDEAIRRLATGLQVAASTPAPQR; encoded by the coding sequence ATGTACAACTTCGACCAGATTATTGACCGGACCAGCACGAATTCGATGAAATGGGACGGTATGAGGCACCGGCTGACACCGGCACAGCAAGCGAGCGATCCGCTCCCAATGTGGGTTGCGGACATGGATTTTCGTGTTGCACAACCTATTCTCGACGCGATACACCGCGAAGCGGAATTCGGTGTGTTCGGGTATGGTCAAACGTCGGAGAGCTATATTGAGGCGGCCGTTGACTGGCAACGCCGGCGCTTCAACTGGGCAGTGCGTTCCGAGTGGCTGGTCCCCTCTTCCGGCGTCGTCAATGCGCTGAACATGGCAATCCAGGCCTTCTCGCACCCCGGTGACTACGTCATGGTGCAACCCCCGGTGTACATCCACTTCCATCATGACATCGTCATCAACGGCCGACGGTTGCTGGAAGTCCCCCTCACGCGCACGGCCGACGGCTACCGATTTGATCCCGAGGCGTTTGAAGCCGCAATTCGGCCCGGCACGAAGCTCTTTATCCTGTGCAATCCCCATAATCCGACCGGGAACGTGTGGTCACGCGAAGACCTGATGGCAATGGCCGCGATCTGCCAGCGGCACGGCATCCTCGTCGTCTCCGATGAAATCCATGCGGATCTGATCTTTGACCGCAACCTGCAACATATACCGTTCGCCTCGCTGGATCCCGAGATTGCCAACCACTGCATCGTTTGCACGTCTCCCGGCAAGACGTTCAATACAGCAGGCCTGCAGTGCGCCAACATCTTTATCCCCAACCCACGACTCCGGGAAGCCTTCCGTTCGCAATGTGAACGCGGCGGCCTGAACCTGGTGAACACAGTGGGTGCCGCTGCCTGTGAGGCAGCCTATCGATTTGGCGAGTCGTGGGTGGACGCGATGATCGACTACGTTGGCGAAAACCAACGCCATTTCGCGGCTAGTGTTCGCGATCATGCGCTGCCAATTCACGTGGTACCGACTGGTGCACTTTACCTCGCCTGGATGGACTGTCGGGCACTCGGTCTCGCGCCCGCCGAGCTTCACGACTACATGCTTCGGCACGTAGGTCTCTGGCTCGACCCTGGCTCCAAATTCGGCGCCACGGCAGACGGCTACATGCGCATCAATCTCGCCTGCCCACGCAGCACCGTGGACGAAGCGATCCGACGACTGGCGACCGGTCTGCAGGTCGCCGCCTCAACCCCTGCACCCCAACGCTGA
- a CDS encoding carboxymuconolactone decarboxylase family protein: protein MIKDWIEQLKKNRAAGAVFAKASPKLMEGFVALNTNQNGNGALDARTRELIALAVAVTTRCEGCIASHASAARQAGVTEAELADALGTAMALNAGAAYVYSVRAFEAFQQFEAK from the coding sequence ATGATCAAGGACTGGATCGAGCAACTCAAGAAGAACCGTGCCGCAGGCGCAGTATTCGCAAAGGCCTCGCCGAAGCTGATGGAAGGCTTCGTGGCGCTGAACACCAATCAGAATGGCAACGGTGCGCTCGACGCACGCACGCGCGAGTTGATCGCACTGGCCGTCGCGGTGACGACCCGCTGCGAGGGCTGCATCGCCTCCCATGCCAGCGCCGCGCGTCAGGCCGGTGTCACCGAAGCTGAATTGGCCGATGCGCTTGGCACGGCAATGGCCCTCAACGCCGGCGCTGCGTATGTCTATTCCGTACGCGCCTTTGAGGCATTCCAGCAATTCGAAGCAAAGTAA
- a CDS encoding MFS transporter, translated as MRSRGLNASVLRLAAAQALAGANSTVVYATGAIIGHTLAPRPELATLPISVFVTGMALATLPVGATARRYGRPTAFLVGNACGVFTGLLAALAIVIGSFALFCLAMLFGGAYAAVVLSFRFAAAECVTPELRSKALSTVLAGGVAAGVFGPQLATATMTLWAPHTYAATYLAAAVAAALSAIVLRGVRFEHAIAEAATGGRPLRIILRQSPLFIAVLCGVVSYMMMNFVMTSAPLAMDICGIPREAANLGIEWHVIAMYAPSFFTGRLIARFGTSRIILTGLALLCLAALTGMSGLTINHFWLSLVLLGIGWNFGFLGASALVLTCHSAAERTRVQSLNDFVIFAAMVVGSFTSGSLVTTRSWATVCLYVLPPVVVAAIAVVLLHARREQQVIEG; from the coding sequence ATGCGCTCTCGCGGACTGAATGCCAGTGTCTTGCGCCTGGCCGCTGCCCAGGCACTCGCCGGTGCAAATTCCACGGTCGTGTACGCCACCGGCGCGATCATCGGCCATACATTGGCCCCGCGTCCCGAATTGGCTACGTTACCCATTTCAGTCTTTGTGACCGGCATGGCCCTGGCCACGCTTCCGGTCGGTGCCACCGCGAGGCGTTATGGTCGACCGACTGCCTTCCTTGTCGGCAATGCGTGCGGTGTCTTCACGGGCTTGCTAGCCGCACTGGCCATTGTCATCGGCTCCTTTGCGTTGTTTTGCTTGGCGATGTTGTTCGGCGGCGCATATGCGGCAGTGGTCCTGAGCTTCCGCTTTGCCGCCGCGGAATGTGTCACGCCCGAACTGCGATCTAAGGCCCTCTCAACGGTGCTGGCGGGTGGCGTTGCTGCGGGAGTCTTTGGGCCCCAGCTAGCCACGGCCACCATGACCCTTTGGGCACCGCATACATACGCCGCCACGTATTTGGCAGCCGCCGTGGCGGCGGCCCTCTCCGCCATCGTCCTTCGCGGCGTTCGCTTCGAGCACGCGATCGCAGAAGCGGCCACTGGCGGACGGCCATTGCGCATCATCCTGCGGCAGTCCCCCTTGTTCATCGCGGTGCTTTGCGGCGTCGTCAGCTACATGATGATGAACTTCGTGATGACATCAGCGCCCTTGGCAATGGACATATGCGGCATCCCTCGCGAGGCCGCCAACCTGGGCATTGAATGGCACGTGATCGCGATGTACGCTCCCAGCTTCTTCACCGGCCGGTTGATTGCAAGGTTTGGCACATCCCGCATCATTCTCACAGGCCTCGCCCTGCTTTGCTTGGCGGCGCTGACCGGCATGAGTGGGCTGACGATCAACCATTTCTGGCTATCGCTGGTTCTGCTCGGCATTGGCTGGAACTTCGGATTTCTCGGGGCCTCCGCGTTGGTACTCACCTGCCATTCAGCGGCAGAGCGAACACGTGTGCAGTCGCTGAATGACTTCGTCATTTTCGCCGCGATGGTCGTCGGGTCGTTTACCTCCGGCTCCTTGGTCACTACCCGAAGCTGGGCCACCGTGTGTCTGTATGTGTTGCCGCCCGTGGTGGTGGCCGCCATTGCCGTGGTGCTCCTGCATGCACGCCGGGAGCAGCAGGTGATTGAAGGATAG
- a CDS encoding tripartite tricarboxylate transporter substrate binding protein translates to MARPFGLLLGNALKQSVVIDNRGGAGGSIGAAAVASAAPDGYTLLVGTVGTQSINPYLYKKLSYNPQKDLTPLATIASAPVAIVVNAATGIGSLADLVSQAKAKPGAMNYGSAGNGTPGHLTAAMFCTAAGIRLAHVPYKGSAPAVTEVIGGQIPVMFDPLQSVLPHIQSGKLKALAVTSLQRSPVLPDTPTVAELGYPDFEAIAWWALYGPAGLPDAVSKQLVTQTQRIVQSAEFNSKISSQGLHPLSVPLASFQQSESTKWGTAVRATGITIE, encoded by the coding sequence GTGGCCCGCCCGTTCGGGTTGCTACTTGGCAATGCGCTCAAACAGTCCGTTGTGATCGACAATCGCGGCGGCGCGGGCGGCTCGATCGGTGCCGCAGCGGTTGCATCGGCAGCGCCGGATGGATACACCCTTTTGGTCGGCACCGTGGGGACGCAATCGATCAATCCCTATCTGTACAAGAAGCTCAGCTACAACCCGCAGAAGGACCTCACGCCCCTGGCGACGATCGCCAGTGCCCCGGTCGCGATCGTCGTCAATGCCGCGACCGGCATCGGATCCCTCGCCGACCTCGTCAGCCAGGCCAAGGCGAAGCCGGGCGCGATGAACTACGGTTCCGCAGGCAATGGCACACCCGGCCACCTGACGGCCGCCATGTTCTGTACCGCGGCGGGGATTCGCCTCGCCCATGTTCCCTACAAGGGTAGCGCCCCGGCGGTCACCGAGGTGATTGGCGGGCAGATTCCCGTGATGTTCGACCCGCTGCAATCGGTACTGCCCCACATCCAGTCGGGCAAGCTCAAGGCGCTTGCGGTCACCAGCCTGCAGCGCTCACCGGTCCTGCCCGATACACCCACCGTTGCAGAACTTGGCTACCCCGACTTCGAAGCCATCGCATGGTGGGCGCTGTATGGGCCCGCCGGCCTCCCCGACGCCGTGTCGAAGCAACTGGTCACGCAGACGCAGCGGATCGTCCAGTCCGCCGAGTTCAACAGCAAGATCAGTAGTCAGGGCCTGCATCCCTTGAGCGTCCCGCTCGCAAGTTTCCAGCAGTCTGAATCAACCAAATGGGGCACAGCCGTACGTGCCACCGGCATTACCATCGAGTGA
- a CDS encoding aconitase X catalytic domain-containing protein translates to MRLNEEEKAMLAGEAGTVAKLAIEHQIKVGEFFGAEDFVPVTQAHIMADTESLGQAGVMWLERLADANEGGVRIPTITDPRGTDFSKASDLGQAEWMVELERRAIEAFSRLGVSMTDTCINYQTVLAATRGEHVAFGDTGVVIYSNSVGGARSNFEGGPSALSAGLTGRTPRYGYHLDAQRQATLRLRADWTPRDLSEWGALGGVVGKLSGNYWQVPVIEGLDRAPTSDELKHFGAAMASFGSSALFHLIGITPEASRLEDVGGDKLPVAQRIGQADLRGLRDSYAVEKGIDVVVFSAPQLSLFELREIARLCKGRRLKKPLLAVTSPQVKPDCDRFGYTKTIEEAGGTVLSGMCFYQSYAREMKEAKGWTRLATNSAKLVNILGGYGYVPMLATMEECVTAAETGELN, encoded by the coding sequence ATGAGACTAAATGAGGAAGAGAAAGCCATGTTGGCCGGTGAAGCCGGCACCGTGGCAAAACTGGCCATCGAACACCAGATCAAGGTCGGCGAATTCTTTGGTGCCGAGGACTTTGTCCCTGTGACGCAAGCCCACATCATGGCGGATACCGAGAGCCTCGGGCAGGCGGGCGTCATGTGGCTAGAGCGCCTGGCGGATGCCAACGAGGGTGGCGTACGGATTCCGACCATTACCGATCCGCGCGGCACCGATTTCTCCAAGGCTTCCGATCTCGGTCAGGCCGAATGGATGGTCGAACTCGAGCGCCGTGCCATCGAAGCCTTTTCGCGGCTCGGCGTCAGCATGACGGACACCTGCATCAACTATCAGACGGTCCTCGCCGCAACACGAGGCGAGCATGTGGCGTTTGGTGATACGGGCGTCGTCATCTACTCGAACTCGGTCGGTGGCGCGCGTTCCAACTTCGAAGGCGGCCCGTCGGCGCTCTCTGCCGGGCTCACCGGTCGCACGCCGCGCTACGGCTATCACCTGGATGCCCAACGTCAGGCTACCCTCCGACTGCGCGCGGACTGGACGCCCCGTGACCTCAGCGAGTGGGGCGCGCTGGGCGGCGTCGTGGGCAAGCTGTCCGGCAATTACTGGCAGGTGCCGGTCATCGAAGGGCTGGACCGCGCGCCCACGTCCGATGAACTCAAACACTTCGGCGCGGCGATGGCAAGCTTCGGCTCCTCCGCCCTGTTTCATCTGATCGGCATCACACCCGAGGCCTCTCGTCTGGAAGATGTCGGCGGCGACAAGCTGCCGGTCGCTCAGCGTATCGGGCAGGCGGATCTGCGCGGCCTGCGTGACAGCTATGCCGTGGAGAAAGGGATCGATGTGGTGGTCTTCTCCGCTCCACAATTGAGCCTGTTCGAACTGCGTGAAATCGCCCGCCTGTGCAAAGGGCGCCGTCTGAAGAAGCCGCTCCTCGCCGTGACGAGCCCCCAGGTCAAACCGGACTGCGATCGTTTCGGATATACGAAAACCATTGAGGAAGCCGGCGGCACCGTACTGTCCGGCATGTGCTTCTACCAGTCCTACGCCCGCGAAATGAAGGAAGCCAAAGGCTGGACGCGCCTCGCCACCAACAGCGCCAAGCTCGTCAACATCCTCGGCGGTTACGGCTACGTGCCGATGCTCGCCACCATGGAGGAATGTGTCACTGCAGCCGAAACCGGAGAACTGAATTGA
- a CDS encoding substrate binding domain-containing protein codes for MYCASPEYLANHADIDHPQDLTRHACLVYPAMTLDGAWTFRRDEHTQHIKVTPRMTSNSSLALREAALEHRGIACLPTYLVAADISKGHLRVVVPQYRAAIVHTLYAMYYRSKYENPLIRSFIDFLANEFGDTPPWERDALAASGMPYAKEYPRELYSLASA; via the coding sequence TTGTACTGCGCCTCACCCGAATATCTGGCCAATCACGCCGACATCGATCATCCCCAGGATCTCACGCGTCACGCTTGCTTGGTCTATCCTGCCATGACGCTCGACGGGGCTTGGACATTCCGGCGAGACGAACATACGCAACACATCAAAGTCACGCCGCGCATGACCTCCAACTCGAGTCTGGCACTACGAGAAGCCGCACTCGAGCATCGGGGCATTGCTTGCCTGCCAACCTATCTGGTGGCGGCCGACATCAGCAAAGGCCATCTCCGCGTCGTGGTGCCTCAATACCGGGCAGCGATTGTCCATACGCTGTACGCCATGTACTACCGCTCCAAATACGAAAATCCACTCATTAGAAGCTTTATCGATTTTCTGGCAAATGAATTTGGCGACACGCCACCTTGGGAGCGTGATGCCCTTGCAGCATCCGGTATGCCCTACGCCAAGGAATATCCTCGGGAACTCTATTCACTTGCAAGTGCTTAA
- a CDS encoding GntR family transcriptional regulator, which yields MTLNTGDFPHTPLEPDSSEPLYVQLGGRLAAEISNGTLVPGQQLPTEAELMSAYGVSRVTVRQAIQMLARTGQVVARRGKGTFVARVGVQHDLNTLQGFQDALRSQGIEPETELLEFSASAGRLDPNLPAGLDLPVRLRRRYIVGSEPFALVEAYLPAQVGALGEERVRQLSVYDIVQHYLGLRIGRADVAIECRQPSHQIANELGLPKRTNVLVMHRTSFSGTGQPCEHMRIHIIPDRYSFKLSLPGPLEIARALQPTTA from the coding sequence ATGACCCTCAATACAGGTGACTTTCCGCACACGCCCTTGGAGCCCGACAGCTCGGAACCGCTGTACGTGCAGCTCGGCGGTCGGCTGGCCGCAGAGATTTCCAATGGGACGCTGGTTCCAGGCCAGCAGCTACCCACCGAAGCCGAGCTGATGTCGGCCTACGGCGTGAGCCGCGTGACCGTCCGGCAGGCGATCCAGATGCTTGCACGCACCGGTCAGGTCGTAGCCCGGCGCGGCAAAGGCACGTTTGTCGCCCGCGTAGGCGTGCAGCACGACCTCAATACCCTGCAAGGCTTTCAGGATGCGTTGCGCAGTCAGGGGATCGAGCCGGAGACAGAATTACTGGAATTCTCCGCCTCTGCCGGCCGGCTCGATCCCAATCTTCCCGCTGGGCTCGATCTTCCGGTGCGCCTGCGTCGCCGATACATCGTCGGCAGCGAACCCTTCGCACTGGTGGAGGCCTATCTGCCCGCGCAGGTCGGCGCACTCGGTGAAGAGCGCGTCCGTCAGCTCTCCGTCTACGACATCGTGCAGCACTATCTTGGGCTCCGGATCGGACGGGCCGACGTGGCCATCGAATGCCGGCAGCCGAGTCACCAGATCGCCAACGAGCTGGGCCTGCCCAAGCGCACCAATGTCCTGGTCATGCACCGCACGTCCTTCAGCGGCACGGGCCAGCCATGCGAGCACATGCGCATCCACATCATTCCTGACCGCTATTCATTCAAGTTGAGCCTGCCGGGGCCGCTCGAAATTGCCAGGGCCCTGCAGCCAACCACCGCCTAG
- a CDS encoding aconitase X swivel domain-containing protein, whose product MLILDTAKGGVATAWMLHEMQSRNMVPKAIVFNTVNTILVQGAALGDVSMMAGFDVDITAVIPHGSFVEVDPATKSIRVLDPSEVPAATELAPGQDRIHFPK is encoded by the coding sequence ATCCTGATCCTGGATACGGCCAAGGGTGGGGTCGCCACGGCTTGGATGCTGCACGAAATGCAATCGCGCAACATGGTACCCAAAGCCATTGTGTTCAACACCGTGAACACGATCCTGGTTCAGGGCGCTGCCCTCGGAGATGTCTCGATGATGGCCGGATTCGACGTCGACATCACGGCCGTGATCCCGCACGGCAGCTTTGTCGAAGTGGACCCCGCCACCAAGTCCATCCGGGTTCTGGATCCTTCCGAGGTGCCGGCCGCAACCGAGCTGGCACCCGGACAAGATCGCATCCATTTCCCCAAATAG